In a genomic window of Chloroflexaceae bacterium:
- a CDS encoding BCD family MFS transporter, whose amino-acid sequence METKPAERFSVWRTMRLGTFHIGSSFVDLLTSGVLNRVLITDLGLWASPVALLSALRYLLAPLSIWAGYRSDTRPIFGLHRLPYIWAGRLPMVLSLPLLPIVTVLLAADPRSFIGWTLATLAFLVYGVGTLISGSTYLALVRDSAPPAKRGQALSIVQTFLVVSFPVAGVVYGALMPVYDPATFWRITLIGMAIAFGFFLFALFRVERPGQRIVADDREERLPLPRLLRAMWADRRARGFFLFLALGAMSAFAQDAVLEPFGGDVFGLPAGETTRFNAYWGVGVLVSLIGTIIVTRNRMAHEQTPTTVFGLLFTALPLALLGVVALTEARALLIPVLLLFGLGFGIYTVGAVSLLMAMTSDRCAGAYLGLWTVAQLVFRGVGIFMGGFVRDLALWATGSLTLAYATVFLLEAIGLAICAWLIIRVDVPGFARSAAAPAVPAATLAAATE is encoded by the coding sequence ATGGAAACCAAACCTGCTGAACGTTTCAGCGTCTGGCGAACGATGCGCCTGGGAACTTTTCACATCGGCTCGTCGTTCGTGGACCTGTTGACCTCGGGCGTATTGAACCGGGTGCTGATCACCGACCTGGGACTCTGGGCCTCGCCAGTGGCCCTGCTTTCGGCCCTGCGCTACCTCCTTGCCCCTCTCAGCATCTGGGCCGGCTATCGCTCCGACACCCGCCCGATCTTCGGGCTGCATCGCCTGCCCTACATCTGGGCCGGGCGCCTGCCGATGGTGCTGTCTCTGCCCCTGCTGCCAATTGTCACGGTGCTCCTGGCGGCCGATCCCCGCTCGTTCATCGGCTGGACGCTGGCGACCCTGGCCTTCCTGGTTTACGGTGTCGGCACCCTGATCTCCGGCAGCACCTACCTGGCGCTGGTGCGCGACAGCGCCCCGCCGGCTAAACGCGGCCAGGCGCTGAGCATCGTCCAGACCTTTCTGGTGGTGAGCTTTCCTGTCGCCGGGGTGGTCTACGGCGCGTTGATGCCGGTCTACGACCCGGCCACCTTCTGGCGCATTACCCTGATTGGCATGGCGATTGCCTTCGGCTTCTTTCTGTTCGCCCTCTTTCGGGTTGAACGGCCCGGGCAACGTATTGTGGCCGATGACCGCGAAGAGCGCCTGCCGTTGCCCCGTCTCCTGCGCGCAATGTGGGCTGACCGGCGCGCGCGGGGCTTCTTTCTGTTCCTGGCCCTCGGCGCTATGAGCGCCTTCGCTCAGGATGCCGTGCTCGAACCCTTCGGCGGTGATGTCTTCGGGTTGCCCGCCGGCGAGACCACGCGCTTTAATGCCTACTGGGGCGTCGGAGTGCTGGTGAGCCTGATCGGCACAATCATCGTTACTCGCAACCGCATGGCCCACGAGCAGACGCCCACAACCGTCTTCGGGTTGTTGTTCACCGCCCTGCCGCTGGCGTTGCTGGGGGTAGTGGCATTGACCGAGGCGCGCGCCCTGTTGATCCCCGTGCTGCTGCTCTTCGGGCTGGGCTTCGGCATCTACACGGTCGGCGCGGTGTCGCTGCTGATGGCCATGACCTCTGATCGCTGCGCCGGGGCCTACCTGGGTCTGTGGACGGTGGCTCAGCTCGTCTTTCGCGGCGTGGGGATATTTATGGGCGGCTTCGTGCGCGACCTGGCCCTGTGGGCCACCGGCTCGCTGACGCTGGCCTATGCCACGGTGTTTCTACTCGAAGCCATCGGGTTAGCAATCTGCGCCTGGCTGATCATCCGCGTTGATGTGCCCGGCTTCGCTCGGTCCGCCGCCGCGCCTGCCGTCCCGGCGGCGACCCTTGCTGCCGCCACCGAGTAG
- a CDS encoding alpha/beta fold hydrolase has protein sequence MNTPISGRALSYEEALERLRAIAASEAALPLNAVGHSFALNHGATAERCYVLIHGYTNCPQQFRAFGELLHGRGHNVYVPRLPYHGLADRLNNEHGRMDRAALLRYLDDALAVARGLGRRVGIIGISAGAVLAAYAAQFRAEVEYAMPIAPVLGTPSIPRWATLPLANAARVLPNRYRWWDPVHKDSRRSPPHCYPRYATRVLGTITRMGFEVLRAARRRPPCARSIVMVLNEADEAVDNLPNELLAACWHAHGASVHLHMFPRERQVIHDCIDPAQELQQVDYVYPILLDLAEWE, from the coding sequence ATGAACACACCTATCTCAGGTCGCGCATTGAGTTACGAGGAGGCCCTGGAGCGGCTGCGGGCCATCGCCGCGAGTGAGGCGGCGCTACCGCTCAACGCGGTGGGTCACAGCTTCGCGTTGAACCACGGCGCGACGGCTGAACGCTGCTATGTGCTTATTCACGGCTACACCAACTGCCCGCAGCAGTTCCGCGCCTTCGGCGAATTGCTGCACGGGCGAGGCCACAATGTCTATGTTCCGCGCCTGCCCTACCACGGCCTGGCCGACCGGCTCAACAACGAACATGGGCGCATGGATCGGGCCGCCCTGCTGCGCTACCTGGACGACGCGCTGGCGGTGGCGCGGGGGCTTGGCCGGCGCGTAGGGATTATTGGCATTTCGGCGGGCGCGGTGCTGGCCGCCTATGCCGCGCAGTTCCGCGCGGAGGTGGAGTACGCCATGCCCATCGCGCCGGTGCTGGGCACGCCGTCCATTCCCCGCTGGGCTACCCTGCCCCTGGCCAACGCGGCCCGCGTACTCCCCAACCGCTATCGCTGGTGGGACCCGGTGCACAAAGACTCGCGTCGCAGCCCGCCGCACTGTTACCCGCGCTATGCCACCCGCGTCCTGGGAACGATTACCCGCATGGGGTTCGAAGTATTGCGAGCGGCGCGCCGCCGGCCCCCCTGCGCGCGGTCAATCGTGATGGTGCTGAACGAGGCTGACGAGGCGGTAGACAACCTGCCGAACGAACTGCTGGCCGCCTGCTGGCACGCGCACGGCGCCAGCGTGCACCTGCACATGTTCCCCCGCGAGCGCCAGGTGATCCACGACTGCATTGACCCGGCGCAGGAGTTGCAGCAGGTAGATTATGTCTATCCGATCCTGCTGGACCTGGCGGAGTGGGAGTAA
- a CDS encoding M15 family metallopeptidase, which yields MTFAINVIETIGHPEQRGVSRAGRGIELIAVVADWRAFASTCTARTVLPNYALDRSGRVFQFVADTRAGSALGVAIHAGRRCRLDRIALSVCLEPHPDGPNESQIESLHILLHTLLARHNLGQDALVTLAPTPAGNRRVVPYLPPAPAMVEERLTLGGGLSPEQELFVFLLGETYRPRGGALKLSQAFALHAARYDLGAPVGPNEPVPLVVDGRRFNFQPFARDTIFNEGTDYAAVQHLSALFDHQRIEIPAHGLARRLLEATYRVTLQASRTRGPVVGVETLRPDWRFHQVARHAGFGPPLSGNYRAADGAYAVQVFAGETLYTPVSEPAGCRYLSATDPRDPAYEPIWRETYKVAGAPYDPASPFHQRALEWKLGAPLTGIYETSHAGVRYQVQVWAYDTLYAGPDGVIRRMSELPRPPQVQAWKPKPAAPPPLPATPPNPLPPPQPPTQAGPPRAGDPSWPPRPDFSILTDHGGARERVLGRIEWVRASGDFIRITNGWERQHLVEVFIPQLARVPGGNGGRLLFHRIAAEQLRRLFAAWEAAGLLHLLKTFDGAWVPRTIRLRPTILSNHAYGTAFDINAAWNGMLRVPALVGQPGSVRELVPLANAHGFYWGGHWNFDGKGAADGMHFEWAVAR from the coding sequence ATGACTTTCGCCATCAACGTGATCGAGACCATTGGCCATCCTGAGCAGCGCGGAGTATCGCGCGCCGGACGCGGCATTGAACTGATCGCCGTTGTTGCCGATTGGCGGGCCTTTGCCTCCACCTGTACCGCGCGGACCGTGCTGCCCAATTACGCCCTCGACCGTTCCGGGCGCGTGTTCCAGTTCGTCGCCGACACGCGCGCCGGGTCGGCCCTGGGGGTGGCCATCCACGCCGGGCGTCGGTGCCGGCTCGACCGCATCGCCTTGAGCGTCTGTCTCGAACCGCATCCCGACGGTCCCAATGAGTCGCAGATCGAGTCGCTGCACATCCTGTTGCACACGCTGCTGGCGCGCCACAATTTAGGCCAGGACGCGCTGGTCACCCTCGCCCCCACGCCGGCTGGCAACCGCCGCGTCGTTCCCTACCTGCCGCCGGCCCCGGCCATGGTGGAGGAGCGGTTGACCCTCGGCGGCGGACTCAGCCCGGAGCAGGAACTCTTCGTCTTTCTCCTCGGCGAAACCTACCGCCCGCGCGGCGGCGCGCTCAAGCTGAGCCAGGCCTTTGCCTTGCACGCGGCTCGCTACGACCTTGGCGCGCCGGTGGGTCCCAACGAGCCGGTCCCGCTGGTCGTGGATGGCCGGCGCTTCAATTTTCAGCCCTTTGCCCGCGACACGATCTTCAACGAGGGGACCGACTACGCCGCCGTGCAGCACCTGAGCGCCCTGTTTGACCACCAGCGCATCGAAATCCCTGCGCACGGCCTGGCGCGCCGGCTGCTTGAGGCGACCTATCGCGTGACGCTCCAGGCGAGCAGGACCCGTGGCCCTGTGGTCGGCGTCGAGACCCTGCGGCCCGACTGGCGCTTTCATCAGGTGGCCCGGCACGCCGGGTTTGGCCCGCCCCTCAGCGGCAATTATCGTGCCGCCGACGGGGCGTATGCGGTGCAGGTCTTCGCCGGGGAAACTCTTTATACCCCGGTCAGCGAGCCGGCCGGCTGCCGCTACCTGAGCGCCACCGATCCGCGCGATCCCGCCTACGAGCCTATCTGGCGCGAGACCTACAAGGTGGCCGGCGCGCCCTACGACCCGGCTTCGCCCTTCCATCAGCGCGCGCTCGAGTGGAAGCTCGGCGCGCCGCTTACCGGCATTTATGAAACCAGCCACGCCGGTGTTCGCTACCAGGTGCAGGTCTGGGCCTATGATACGCTCTACGCCGGCCCCGACGGGGTGATCCGGCGCATGAGCGAGTTGCCCAGACCGCCCCAGGTGCAGGCCTGGAAGCCGAAGCCGGCTGCGCCACCGCCCCTGCCCGCCACGCCGCCCAACCCTCTGCCCCCGCCGCAGCCGCCCACCCAGGCCGGCCCGCCTCGGGCTGGCGACCCCTCCTGGCCGCCGCGCCCCGATTTTTCGATCCTCACCGATCACGGCGGCGCCCGCGAGCGCGTCCTCGGCCGGATCGAGTGGGTCCGCGCCAGCGGTGATTTCATTCGCATCACCAACGGCTGGGAGCGCCAGCACCTCGTCGAGGTCTTCATTCCCCAGCTTGCCCGCGTGCCCGGCGGCAATGGCGGGCGGCTCCTCTTCCACCGCATCGCCGCCGAACAACTGCGCCGGCTCTTCGCCGCCTGGGAGGCTGCCGGTTTGCTGCACCTGCTGAAAACCTTCGACGGCGCCTGGGTGCCGCGCACCATTCGCCTCCGGCCCACCATCCTGAGCAACCACGCCTACGGCACCGCCTTCGACATCAACGCCGCCTGGAACGGCATGCTGCGCGTTCCGGCCCTGGTGGGGCAACCGGGATCGGTGCGCGAACTGGTGCCGCTGGCCAATGCCCACGGCTTCTACTGGGGCGGCCACTGGAACTTCGACGGCAAAGGCGCCGCCGATGGGATGCATTTCGAGTGGGCCGTGGCCCGCTAA
- a CDS encoding SDR family NAD(P)-dependent oxidoreductase produces MDIRRTSALVTGGASGLGAATARRLAALGARVTVADLNPDLGHQVIADMADGRFVHTDVTDEAACAAAVAAAVEHGDGLHILVNCAGIALAERILGKEGRHDMHRFRRTVEINLVGTFTMLMHAAEAMARNQPNHEGERGVIVNTASIAAFDGQIGQAAYAASKGGVAALTLPAARELARIGVRVMTIAPGLFDTAMMAGLPEAARVSLGQQAPFPPRLGRPEEYAALVEHIIENPMLNGEVIRLDGALRMAPR; encoded by the coding sequence ATGGACATTCGCAGAACGAGCGCGCTGGTTACCGGCGGAGCTTCGGGGTTAGGCGCGGCCACGGCGCGGCGGCTGGCGGCCCTCGGCGCCCGCGTGACGGTTGCCGACCTCAACCCCGACCTGGGCCACCAGGTGATCGCCGATATGGCCGACGGGCGCTTCGTGCACACCGACGTGACCGACGAGGCCGCCTGCGCGGCGGCGGTGGCGGCCGCGGTGGAGCACGGCGATGGCCTGCACATTCTGGTCAACTGCGCCGGTATCGCCCTGGCCGAGCGCATCCTGGGCAAAGAGGGTCGCCACGACATGCACCGTTTCCGGCGCACGGTGGAGATCAATCTGGTCGGCACCTTCACCATGCTGATGCACGCCGCCGAGGCGATGGCGCGCAACCAGCCGAACCACGAGGGGGAACGCGGCGTGATCGTCAACACCGCGTCCATCGCCGCCTTCGACGGGCAGATCGGCCAGGCCGCCTACGCCGCCTCCAAAGGCGGTGTCGCGGCGCTTACCCTGCCCGCGGCCCGCGAACTGGCGCGCATTGGCGTCCGGGTGATGACCATTGCTCCGGGTCTCTTCGACACCGCGATGATGGCCGGCCTGCCCGAAGCCGCCCGCGTCTCCCTGGGCCAGCAGGCGCCCTTTCCCCCGCGCCTGGGCCGCCCCGAGGAGTACGCCGCCCTGGTCGAGCACATCATCGAGAACCCCATGCTCAACGGCGAGGTGATCCGCCTGGACGGCGCGCTGCGCATGGCGCCCCGGTGA
- a CDS encoding NAD(P)-dependent oxidoreductase codes for MDGLLLDLRRWRPDVTVRVIADTLMVSVAFTLALILEFEWFVFLSPGPEGRLLTDTFIQAWTLGLPVLILISLTTFDLSGFYTRTRAYASRYKALIIVQAVSISYLIFGFISYLIPQVLPIPRVALISAWLMTTAMLVGARLWSYIWELVLPSRASSSVTTTSAQSVRGESAQRILVIGGAGYIGSALLPMLIERGYRVRLLDLLLFGTEPIKDVLNHPNLEIIRADFRNVDEAVRAMRDVDAVIHLGAIVGDPACTVHEELTIEVNLMATRMLAEVAKGSGVERFIFASTCSVYGASDEVLHERSALNPVSLYARSKIASERVLLQLASERFAPVILRFGTVYGFSGRTRFDLVVNLLTAKALIEGKITVFGGDQWRPFVHVADAALAVVHSLEAPLAVVRSEIFNVGSNEQNYTIRQIGELIHRMVPSAELVELGNDGDRRNYRVNFDKIRRMLGYAPRWTVEDGVRQVLDAFARGEIEDYRDARYCNAKSITHIVRLRSIEPNNGWVNRLIDPGAQPANPGASVALGKDVQTTVASAVAP; via the coding sequence ATGGACGGTTTGCTGCTCGACCTGCGCCGCTGGCGTCCTGACGTCACGGTGCGGGTTATTGCTGATACGCTGATGGTCAGCGTCGCCTTTACGCTGGCCCTGATCCTGGAGTTCGAGTGGTTCGTGTTTCTGAGTCCGGGTCCCGAGGGGCGCTTGCTAACGGATACGTTCATTCAGGCGTGGACACTAGGATTGCCGGTTTTGATTCTGATCAGCCTGACAACGTTTGATCTGTCAGGTTTTTATACGCGAACCCGTGCCTATGCGAGCCGCTACAAAGCTCTGATCATCGTCCAGGCCGTAAGCATCAGTTATCTGATCTTCGGCTTTATATCGTACCTGATCCCCCAGGTCCTGCCCATACCGCGTGTGGCGCTGATCAGCGCCTGGCTCATGACCACGGCGATGCTTGTCGGCGCGCGGCTCTGGTCATACATCTGGGAACTGGTCCTCCCTTCGCGCGCGTCCAGTTCTGTCACCACAACCAGCGCGCAATCCGTAAGGGGCGAATCGGCCCAACGGATCCTGGTGATCGGTGGAGCGGGCTATATTGGGTCAGCCCTGCTGCCCATGCTCATCGAGCGCGGATATCGCGTTCGTTTGCTCGACCTGTTGCTCTTCGGCACCGAACCGATCAAAGACGTACTCAACCATCCGAACCTGGAAATCATCCGGGCGGATTTTCGCAATGTAGACGAGGCGGTACGCGCGATGCGCGACGTCGATGCAGTGATCCACCTGGGCGCCATCGTCGGTGATCCCGCCTGTACGGTGCACGAGGAACTCACCATCGAAGTCAATCTGATGGCCACCCGGATGCTGGCCGAGGTCGCCAAAGGCTCAGGGGTTGAACGATTCATCTTCGCCAGCACCTGCTCGGTGTATGGCGCCAGCGATGAGGTGCTTCACGAGCGATCGGCCCTTAACCCGGTTTCCCTGTACGCCCGCAGCAAGATCGCCTCGGAGCGGGTGCTGCTCCAACTGGCCAGCGAGCGTTTCGCACCGGTCATCTTACGTTTTGGCACTGTCTACGGCTTTTCGGGTCGCACGCGTTTCGATCTGGTCGTAAACCTGTTGACTGCCAAGGCGCTGATCGAGGGCAAGATCACCGTTTTTGGCGGGGATCAATGGCGGCCTTTCGTCCACGTCGCTGATGCCGCCCTCGCCGTCGTACATTCCCTGGAGGCCCCGCTGGCCGTGGTTCGCAGCGAAATCTTTAACGTCGGCTCAAATGAGCAGAACTACACCATCCGCCAGATCGGTGAACTCATCCATAGAATGGTGCCATCTGCCGAACTGGTCGAACTGGGCAACGATGGCGATCGACGGAACTACCGCGTCAACTTCGACAAAATCCGGCGGATGCTGGGTTATGCTCCCCGCTGGACCGTTGAAGACGGTGTACGCCAGGTACTCGACGCCTTCGCGCGCGGTGAGATCGAAGACTACCGTGATGCCCGCTACTGCAATGCGAAGTCGATAACCCACATTGTGCGCCTCCGCTCCATCGAACCAAATAACGGCTGGGTCAACCGATTGATCGATCCTGGCGCTCAACCGGCCAATCCAGGGGCTTCCGTCGCGTTGGGTAAAGACGTCCAGACCACGGTAGCCAGCGCAGTAGCTCCATAG